Genomic DNA from Desulfuromonas versatilis:
CGCGGTCTTTCTCCGGGAACGCACCTCGGCCCGCGGCGGGACGCTCTCCATCATCCTGGCGCCCTCGGCGGTGATCGCCGCCGGCCTTCTCCACTGGCAGACGGTTCCGCCGCTGTTTCTCGGCCTGGCGGTTTCCGCCCTGGCTTTGCTGGCAGGGCTGGCGGCGGACCGGTGGAGGCCCGCCCGGACCCGCGGCAGCTGAAGCGCGGCGGCTTGCGTTTGCCCGGCAAAATCCGTATGATTTCTAGACTTGGAAAAAAACCTCTGGCCACGGATCAAATCTGATCAAATCTGATTTAAAAGCCTTTTGGGGTTCGGATCGAAAGCCCTGAATGCCATCACTGTCAAAAGGCCATGCCTTTGATGTATCAGATTTTATCCGACCTTATCCGTGGCTAATTGCCGTTTTCTGGCCAAACAACCTGCGAGATCTGCCTTGTCCACCATCGAGCTCAAGTACGGTTCCCGCTCTTTCGCCTGCCCCGCTACCGACGCCAGGGTCCTGACCGCCGACGTCCCGCCGGCGGGGGACCCCGGGCCGCTGATCCGCGCCGCCCTCGACAAGCCTATCGGCAGCCCGCGCCTGGAGCAGATCGTCCGTCCCGGGGAGAAGGTGGTCATCGTCACCTCGGACATCACCCGCTACACCGGCAGCGAGATCTACCTGCCGATCCTCGTCGAGCGGCTGACTGCCGCCGGGGTGGCCGAGGCCGACATGGCGATCGTCGTCGCCCTGGGCATCCACCGCAAGCAGAGCGAAACCGAGCACCGCAAGATCCTCGGCCCACTGTACGGGCGCATCGCCGTGTTCGACCACGAGTGCGACAACCCCGCCGAGCTGGTCTACCTGGGCGATACCGAGGGCGGCATCCCGGTTTCGGTCAACAAGCGGGTCGCCGAGGCCGACCGGGTGATCGTCACCGGCACCGCCGGCTACCACTACTTCGCCGGTTTCGGCGGCGGCCGCAAGGGGCTGGTCCCCGGGGTGGCCTCGCGCGAGACCTGCATGGCGACCCACTTCGCCGTGTTCAACCCGCCGGAGATCGGCGGCAAGAGCGAGCAGGCCCGCCCCGGCATCCTCGACGGCAACCCCGTGCACGCCAACCTGCTGCAGGCGGCGCGCATGCTCGAACCCGATTTTCTGCTCAACACGGTGCTCTCGCCGCACAAGGAGATCCTCGGCGTCTACTGCGGCGAGCTGGAGCAGGCGCACCTGGCGGCCTGCTCCCAGGCCCGCGCCCTCTACACGGTACCGCTGGAAGAGCCCGCCGACCTGGCGGTCGTCTCCTGCGGCGGGGCGCCCAAGGACATCAACTTCATCCAGTCGCACAAGGCCCTCGATTACGGGGTGGGCGCCCTGCGCGACGGCGGGACGCTCATCTTGCTCGCCGCCTGCCCCGACGGCTTCGGCAACCCGACCTTCTTCGACTGGTTCCAGTACCAGGACCTCGACGAATTCGAGCAGGCCCTGCGCCAGCGCTACGAGATCAACGGCCAGACCGCCCACGCCACCCTCAGCAAGGCGCGCCGCTTCCGGGTGATCCTGGTCAGCGAACTGGGCGAGGTGGAAACTGCCCGCATGGGGATGGAAAAGGCCGCCGACCTTGACCAGGCCCTGGAAATGGCGTATGAAAAGCTGCCCCCCCGGCCGCGCACCGTGGTGATCCCGGATGGGGGCACTGTACTTCCCGTAATCCGTAATTCGTGATGCGTAAAGGGTAAAATCCTCTTTTCTATAGTCTTTGCCTTTAACCAATCACCTATTACCCATTACCTATTACGAGGATTAAATGCTCGAACCCCGCATCATAAAAGCCCTCGAAGAGATCGTCGGCGACAAGAACGTCTCCACCGAAAAGGCCGACCTGATCTGCTACAGCTACGACGCCACCCAACAAAAATTCCTCCCCGGCGTGGTGGTCCACCCCGGCTCCACCGAGGAGATCAGCCGGATCATGCAGCTGGCCAACGCCGAGCGGATTCCGGTCTTCCCCCGCGGGGCGGGGAGCGGCTTCACCGGCGGCTCGCTGCCGACCAAGGGCGGCATTGTGCTGACCACCGAGCGCATGGACCAGATCCTCGAGATCGACCAGGAGAACCTGGTGGCGGTGGTCCAGCCCGGGGTGGTCACCGAGGCCTTCCAGCAGGCGGTGGAGAAGGTCGGGCTGTTCTACCCCCCCGACCCGGCCTCGCTCAAGTTCTCGACCCTCGGCGGCAACGTCGCCGAGTGCGCCGGCGGCCCGCGCTGCGTCAAGTACGGCGTGACCAAGGACTACATCCTCGGCCTCGAGGTGGTCACCCCCACCGGCGATGTGATCACCACCGGCGGCCCGACCATGAAGGGGGTGGTCGGCTACGACCTGACCAAGCTGATGTGCGGCTCGGAAGGGACCCTGGGGATCATCAGCCGCATCGTCATCAAGCTGCTGCCGCTGCCCGAGGCGAAAAAGACCATGCTGGTGCTCTTCGACTCCATCGACGGCGCCGCCCAGGCGGTCTCGGCGATCATCGCCCATAAGATCATTCCCACCACCCTCGAGTTCATGGACGGGCGCACCATCGACTGCGTGCGCCAGGCGACCAGCCTGCAGGTGCCCGAGGCGGCCCGCGCGGTGCTGATCATCGAGGTGGACGGCGACCGCGAGTTCCTCGACAAGCAGGCCAGGCGGATCGCCGAGATCATCGCGCCGCTGGGCGTGGTGGAGACGCGCATCGCCGAGACCCCCGCCGAGAGCGAGGCGCTCTGGCAGATTCGCCGCTCGGTCTCGGCCAGTCTGCGCAAGGTCAACCCCGACAAGTTCAACGAGGACATCTGCGTGCCGCGCTCCAAGGTGCCGGAGATGATCCGCCGGATCGACGCCATCGCCGAGAAGTACGCCATCCCCATCGTCAACTTCGGCCACGCCGGCGACGGCAACATCCACGTCAACATCATGATCGACAAGAAGGTCGAGGGCGAGCTGGAGAAGGCGGAGAAGGCCATCGAAGAGGTCTTCAAAGGGGCGCTGGCCCTAGGCGGCACCATGAGCGGCGAGCACGGCGTCGGCATCGCCAAGGCCCCCTACATCCCCCTGGAGATCACCGAGCAGAGCGCCGCCTACATGAAGGCGATCAAGAAGGCGCTCGACCCCAACAACATTCTCAATCCGGGGAAGATTTTCCTGGACAATTAAAGGAATTATCCACCACGAAGCACACGAAGGGCACGAAGAAAGGCTTTCAAGACCAAAGGCTTTGGTTTTTTGGACTTCAACCCTTCGTGTTCTTCGTGACTTCGTGGTGAGCTATAGGCCCTTATGAAAAAACTCGAAGACTACCGCGAAGAGATCGAACAGTGCGTCAAGTGCGGCGCCTGCCGGGCCCACTGCCCGGTGTTCGGCGCCGAGAAGCACGAGGGGCGGGTCGCCCGCGGCAAGGTGGCGCTGGCCCACGCGCTGCTCGAGGGGGAGGTCGACCTCGAGGCCAAGGTGCTCGAGGACTTCAGCCAGTGCCTGCTGTGCGGCAGCTGCTGCGCCCAGTGCCCGAACAAGGTGCCCACCGAGGAGATCGTCGCCGCGGCGCGCCGGCGCATCGCCGGCGAAAAGGGCCTCACCAGCTTCGGCAAGGGGGTGGCGGCGGTGCTGGGGCGGCCGAAGCTGATGAACGCCCTGGCCAAGACCGGCGGCGCCCTCTCTTCGCTGCTGTTCAAGAAACTGCCGGAGAACAGCGGGCTGCGCCTGCGCTTTCCGGCCCCCTACCTGGATGCCGAGCGCACCCTGCCGCCGATCGCCGCCAAGCCTTTCCGCGAGACCGTGCCGGAGCTGATCCCCGGCAGGGAGGGGATGCCGACGGTGGCCTTTTTCACCGGCTGCGGCATCAACTACATGTACCCGGCGGTGGGCGAGGCGTTTGTCAAGGCCCTCAGGTTCCTCGGGGTGACCGTGCTCATCCCCAAGGACCAGGCCTGCTGCGGCCTGCCGGCGGTCAGCGCCGGCGCCGAGCAGACCGTGGAGCAGCTCGCCGCGCAGAACCTCCAGGCCCTCACCCGGCAGAAGGCCGATTTCGTGGTCACCGCCTGCGCCTCCTGCAACGCCGGCGTCGGCAAGATCTACGCGGAGCTGGGCGAGGAATACGAGTCGCTGGCGAAAAAGACCAAGGACATCTTCGTCTTTCTCGCCGAGCACGGCCTGGTGGAAAAGCTGGCCGCCCTGCCCAAGGCGCAGCAGCGCAAAAAAGTCACCTACCACGACCCCTGCCACCTGCGCACCCGCGGCATCACCAAGGAACCGCGGCAGATCCTCGCCGCCCTGCCCCAGGTGGAGTTCGTCGAGATGGCCAACGCCGGTACCTGCTGCGGCCTGGGCGGCACCTACTCGGTCTACCACTACGAGACCAGCAAGCAGATCGGCGCCAAGAAGGCCGCCAGCATCGCCGACAGCGGCGCCGAGCTGGTCGCCACCGACTGCCCCGGCTGCATCATGCAGCTGCAGGACAGCGTCAACCACGCCCACGGCAAGGCCCGCGCGGTACACATCCTCGAACTGCTGGCCGAGGCGCTGCCGGAGGATTAGCAAAACACGCCAAGGGTTGGCTCTTGCCCCCCCCTTTGAACCCGCCGCAGCGAAGTGGAGGTTTCGGGAAACAGCCGTGAGCTTAAGCGAAGCGCATGTGAACGGCCCCGAAACATCTGCGTAGCGGAGGGCACCTGCGTCAGCAGGCGGGTTCAACGGGGGCGCCCTTTGGGATCCAACCCTTTGGGCGAGCAAAGGGTTGGGCGGCGTCGGGGGCCGCGTCCCCCGGGTCTTGCTTTTGATTTGAAGGTCCATTAAAAAGGGAGAGCCGAATTTGGCTCTCCCTTCGCATTTTCCCAGCCTAGGGTGGTTGGACCACGAACCTCACCAGTCACCAGTCACGGGTCACCAGTCACCGCCTTTTCCTACCCCTGGTACTCCTCGTAAAACCTCTTCACCTTCACCAGGTAATCGCTGGTCTCCCGCGGCAGCACGTCAATCCCCTTGCGGTCCACGTTGCCCGGCCCCCAGTTGTAGGCGGCCAGGGCCCTGTCGAGATCACCGTCGTACTTGTCGAGCATCTGCCGGAGGTAGCGCGTCCCCCCCATGACGTTCTGCTCGGGGTCGAGGCTGTCGGTCACGCCCAGGTCCCTGGCGGTCCCCGGCATCAGCTGCATGAGCCCCTCGGCCCCCACCGGCGACACCGCCTCGGGGTCGAAGCTGCTCTCGGCCCGCACCACCGCCTTGACCAGGGCGGGGTCGACGCCGTAGCGCCCGGCGGCCCGCTCGATGATCCCCGCCACCGAGAAGGGGGCGGCCTTGTCGGGGTCCTCGGCCGAATTGACCGGCCCGGGCAGGGCACCGCTCCCCGGCTGCGGCACCAGCGGTGTGTCAATCTGCTGACTGTTGCCGTAGAGCCCGGAAAGCAGCGGCAGAGGGCTGGCCATACCGTCCAGCAGGCCCGGTCCGTCCTCGTCATAATCGACCAGCCCGCGCACCATCTGCAGTTGCGCCAGGCGGGCCACGGCGGCAGCCTGGCGCCCCGCATCCTGCCTCTGCACCGCGTCAAGCAGCCCGGCGAAGCCCCGGCTGTCCGAAGGCTCCGCCGACCGATCAGCCTTCTTCGTCGCCACCGGAGGGACCGCCTGCCCCGCAATCGGTTTGATCGTCATCACTGTTCCTTTTCCGAAAAAATCTCTGTCCCGGGAAAATGCAAATTCCGAACCGAGGCCGCGAGAAATTGCTTTTCAGACGCCGCACGCTATACTCTTCGGACGTTTTGTCCATTTTCTGCAGCAATTTTTCGAGGAGGTTCCAGCAATGAAGTTCAAGGCAGGCTTACTGGCACTGATCGGCACCCTGGTCATCAGCGGGGTGGTCCTGGCCGTCCCGCCGGGGCGGGTGCTCGAATTCAACGACAGCCCCCTGGGCAAGGTGGTCTTCGACGGCAAGGTCCACCAGGAGGCCGGGGCCAAGTGCAAGGAGTGCCACAACGACGAGATGTTCCCCAAGATGAAGCAGGGGACGGTCAAGGTCACCATGGCCGAGATCTATGCCGGCCGCCTCTGCGGCGTCTGCCACAACGGCAAACGCGCCTTCGGCACCGAGGGCAACTGCGCCCGCTGCCACATCAAGCCCTGATAACGCAAAAGGGGCGCGGTCCAAACCGCGCCCCTTTTGCGAAAATTATGTTCGAGCTTCGAAGTTGCAGCCAACTCCTCACTCCTCACTCCTCACTCCTCACTCCTCACTCCTCACTCCTCACTCCTCACTCCTCACTCCTCACGCCTCCAGGCCCTACCCCCCGATCCCCTGCATCTTGCGCCCTTCCTGCTTGAAGCCGGGATCATCCATGTGATGCCGCTCGGGCTTGACCCCCGCGGCGAACCGCAGCAGCTCCTCAAGCTCGGCATCGGCGCCGCTGCCGCGCAGCACCTGGCGCAGGTCGATCTCGTCGGAACAGAACAGGCAGGGGCGGATCTTGCCGTCGGCGGTCACCCGCAGGCGGTTGCAATCGCCGCAGAAATGGTTGGAAACCGCCGGGATCACCCCCAGCCGCCCCTTCCCCTCGGGGTAGCGGAACAGCTTGGCGGGGCCGGCCGGCCCCTGGCGGTGGATCGGCAGCAGCATGCCGAGCCGGGAGAGCTCCTCCATGATGGCCTGGGCGGGGAAACGGTTTTCGGGGGTGTAATCGAGCTCGCCGGCGACGGGCATGAATTCGATGAAGCGCACCTCCCAGCCGCGCTTGAGGGTCAGGCGGGCGAAATCGACGATCTCGTCGGCGTTCACCCCGCGGATCGGCACCATGTTGACCTTGAGGGGGGTGAGGCCCGCCGCCTCGGCGGCCTCGAGCCCGGCCAGCACCCGCTGCAGCCCTTCGCGGCGGGTGATGGCGACGAAGCGCTCCTCGCGCAGGGTGTCGAGGCTGACGTTGACCCGGTCGAGCCCGGCCTCCTTGAGCGGCCCGGCCAACTCCGCAAGCTGCAGGCCGTTGGTGGTCAGGGTGAGTTCGGGCCTGGACGGCAGCTCGGAGAGCTGGCGGATGAAGCCGACAATCCCCTTGCGCACCAGCGGCTCGCCGCCGGTCACCCGGATCTTGCGCACCCCGAGCCGCCCCGCCGCCGCCGCGACCCGCAGCAGCTCCTCGTAGGAGAGCACCTCGCCATGCTGCAGCGAGGGGACCCCCTCGTCGGGCATGCAGTAGCGGCAGCGCAGGTTGCAGCGGTCGGTGACCGACAGGCGCAGATAATCTATGGTTCGACCGAAGCTGTCTTTCAATGCGGCTCCTCGGGTTCCGGCAGGGAAATCCTCGCCGATGGCAGTTGAATTAATTTACCACCACTGCCCGCCCCGCGGCAAGCCCCGGGTCTCTTCTGATTCGTAACTTGAAATCCGTGACTCGTGATTCGTAATTCGTGACTCGTGATTCGTGACTCGCAACCAGTCACCAATCACGGCCTTTCCCGAGTCACGAGTCACGGTCCTTCCCGAGTCACGGCCCCTACGCCGCCTGCTTGTTGTTGAGAAACTGCTCGAAGGTGCGTTTCTCCACCGCGCAGCGGTGCGCCTCTTCCGGGGTGATCTTCTTCTCCTTGAGCAGTTCCATGATCCGCTGGTCCATCAGCTGCATCCCCTCGCCCTTGGCGGTCTGCATGATCGAGGGGATCTGGAAGGTCTTTCCCTCGCGGATCAGGTTGGCGATCGCTGAATTGCCGATCAGGATCTCGTGGGCGGCGATGCGCCCTTTGCCGTCGGCGGTCTTCATCAGCTGCTGGCAGATGACCCCCTTGAGGCTTTCGCCGAGCATGGTGCGCACCTGCTCCTGGGCGTCCTTGGGGAAGACGTCGATGATCCGGTCGACGGTCTTCGGGGCCGAGTTGGTGTGCAGGGTGCCGTAGACGAGGTGGCCGGTCTCGGCGGCGCTCATCGCCAGGGAGATGGTCTCGAGGTCGCGCATCTCGCCGACCAGGATGACGTCGGGGTCCTCGCGCAGCGCCGCCTTGAGGGCACTGGCGAAGGATAGAGTGTGCTGGCCGACCTGGCGCTGGTTGAGCAGGCTCATCTTGTTCTCGTGGATGAACTCCAGCGGATCCTCGAGGGTCAGGATGTGCTCCTTGCGGGTCGAGTTGATCAGGTCGATCATCGCCGCC
This window encodes:
- a CDS encoding type IV pilus twitching motility protein PilT, which encodes MAKIDALFKMMKQQGASDLHISSGAPPIFRLHGEMQPLNYPPLSNEQAKALLFEMLDQEQRAEFDQTSDLDFAYAIPGLARFRGNMLQTHRGIAAVFRMIPSKILSADELGLSEGIRKLTRLKKGLVLVTGPTGSGKSTTLAAMIDLINSTRKEHILTLEDPLEFIHENKMSLLNQRQVGQHTLSFASALKAALREDPDVILVGEMRDLETISLAMSAAETGHLVYGTLHTNSAPKTVDRIIDVFPKDAQEQVRTMLGESLKGVICQQLMKTADGKGRIAAHEILIGNSAIANLIREGKTFQIPSIMQTAKGEGMQLMDQRIMELLKEKKITPEEAHRCAVEKRTFEQFLNNKQAA
- a CDS encoding lytic transglycosylase domain-containing protein translates to MTIKPIAGQAVPPVATKKADRSAEPSDSRGFAGLLDAVQRQDAGRQAAAVARLAQLQMVRGLVDYDEDGPGLLDGMASPLPLLSGLYGNSQQIDTPLVPQPGSGALPGPVNSAEDPDKAAPFSVAGIIERAAGRYGVDPALVKAVVRAESSFDPEAVSPVGAEGLMQLMPGTARDLGVTDSLDPEQNVMGGTRYLRQMLDKYDGDLDRALAAYNWGPGNVDRKGIDVLPRETSDYLVKVKRFYEEYQG
- a CDS encoding FAD-binding oxidoreductase, with protein sequence MLEPRIIKALEEIVGDKNVSTEKADLICYSYDATQQKFLPGVVVHPGSTEEISRIMQLANAERIPVFPRGAGSGFTGGSLPTKGGIVLTTERMDQILEIDQENLVAVVQPGVVTEAFQQAVEKVGLFYPPDPASLKFSTLGGNVAECAGGPRCVKYGVTKDYILGLEVVTPTGDVITTGGPTMKGVVGYDLTKLMCGSEGTLGIISRIVIKLLPLPEAKKTMLVLFDSIDGAAQAVSAIIAHKIIPTTLEFMDGRTIDCVRQATSLQVPEAARAVLIIEVDGDREFLDKQARRIAEIIAPLGVVETRIAETPAESEALWQIRRSVSASLRKVNPDKFNEDICVPRSKVPEMIRRIDAIAEKYAIPIVNFGHAGDGNIHVNIMIDKKVEGELEKAEKAIEEVFKGALALGGTMSGEHGVGIAKAPYIPLEITEQSAAYMKAIKKALDPNNILNPGKIFLDN
- the larA gene encoding nickel-dependent lactate racemase, whose protein sequence is MSTIELKYGSRSFACPATDARVLTADVPPAGDPGPLIRAALDKPIGSPRLEQIVRPGEKVVIVTSDITRYTGSEIYLPILVERLTAAGVAEADMAIVVALGIHRKQSETEHRKILGPLYGRIAVFDHECDNPAELVYLGDTEGGIPVSVNKRVAEADRVIVTGTAGYHYFAGFGGGRKGLVPGVASRETCMATHFAVFNPPEIGGKSEQARPGILDGNPVHANLLQAARMLEPDFLLNTVLSPHKEILGVYCGELEQAHLAACSQARALYTVPLEEPADLAVVSCGGAPKDINFIQSHKALDYGVGALRDGGTLILLAACPDGFGNPTFFDWFQYQDLDEFEQALRQRYEINGQTAHATLSKARRFRVILVSELGEVETARMGMEKAADLDQALEMAYEKLPPRPRTVVIPDGGTVLPVIRNS
- a CDS encoding (Fe-S)-binding protein, producing MKKLEDYREEIEQCVKCGACRAHCPVFGAEKHEGRVARGKVALAHALLEGEVDLEAKVLEDFSQCLLCGSCCAQCPNKVPTEEIVAAARRRIAGEKGLTSFGKGVAAVLGRPKLMNALAKTGGALSSLLFKKLPENSGLRLRFPAPYLDAERTLPPIAAKPFRETVPELIPGREGMPTVAFFTGCGINYMYPAVGEAFVKALRFLGVTVLIPKDQACCGLPAVSAGAEQTVEQLAAQNLQALTRQKADFVVTACASCNAGVGKIYAELGEEYESLAKKTKDIFVFLAEHGLVEKLAALPKAQQRKKVTYHDPCHLRTRGITKEPRQILAALPQVEFVEMANAGTCCGLGGTYSVYHYETSKQIGAKKAASIADSGAELVATDCPGCIMQLQDSVNHAHGKARAVHILELLAEALPED
- the moaA gene encoding GTP 3',8-cyclase MoaA, which produces MKDSFGRTIDYLRLSVTDRCNLRCRYCMPDEGVPSLQHGEVLSYEELLRVAAAAGRLGVRKIRVTGGEPLVRKGIVGFIRQLSELPSRPELTLTTNGLQLAELAGPLKEAGLDRVNVSLDTLREERFVAITRREGLQRVLAGLEAAEAAGLTPLKVNMVPIRGVNADEIVDFARLTLKRGWEVRFIEFMPVAGELDYTPENRFPAQAIMEELSRLGMLLPIHRQGPAGPAKLFRYPEGKGRLGVIPAVSNHFCGDCNRLRVTADGKIRPCLFCSDEIDLRQVLRGSGADAELEELLRFAAGVKPERHHMDDPGFKQEGRKMQGIGG
- a CDS encoding cytochrome c3 family protein; the encoded protein is MKFKAGLLALIGTLVISGVVLAVPPGRVLEFNDSPLGKVVFDGKVHQEAGAKCKECHNDEMFPKMKQGTVKVTMAEIYAGRLCGVCHNGKRAFGTEGNCARCHIKP